A genomic region of Streptosporangium lutulentum contains the following coding sequences:
- a CDS encoding FxLD family lanthipeptide yields the protein MSTLTPEETAPVDTGETFDPFALNIEFIENTPAADTVLMCSTGDNCGTSCPSACTTS from the coding sequence ATGAGCACTCTGACCCCGGAGGAGACCGCCCCGGTCGACACGGGAGAGACGTTCGACCCATTCGCCCTGAACATCGAATTCATCGAGAACACCCCGGCGGCCGACACGGTGCTGATGTGCAGCACCGGCGACAACTGCGGGACCTCCTGCCCGAGCGCCTGCACGACCTCGTAG